The window AACAGCTCCTTTTTCATGCAGCGAGTTTTTCGATGCGATGATATAAGTCCAGGAATCTCTCTTTCCATTCGGGCATCGCCTCCACGATCATCTCCCCCCTTGAATAGGCCTCGGCCATCTGCCGGTTAAAAGGAATCTCCATTAATATGGGGACATCCTCCTGTTGCGCATAGGACCACACCTTGTCGTCTCCCATGTCGGATCGGTTGATGACCAGGCCGCAGGGGATATCCAGGATGCGAACCGCCCCAACGGCCAGTTGGAGATCGTGCAGGCCGAAGGGCGTCGGTTCGGTCACCAGCAGGACAAAATCCGCACCCTTCATGGAGGCGATCACCGGACATGAGGTCCCGGGAGGAGCGTCGATGATGGTCAATGCGCCGGGCCGGGCATATTCGCGCACCTTTCGGATGAGGGGGGGCGACATGGCCTCTCCGATCCTCAGCCTGCCGTGGATGAACTCTATCCCGTTTCGCTGTCCCCGTTCAATCACGCCCAGTTCCCGGCCGACCTCTGTAATGGCCTTTTCAGGACATACCTCCATGCATCCGCCGCAACTGTGACACAATTCATGAAACGGCAACACGGTTTCACCGATGACCACAATGGCTTTGAACTGGCATATCTCGCCGCATTTCCCGCACAGATTGCATTTTTCTACATCCACCTCGGGAACCGGGGTGGTAACGGTCTGGACCTCTTCAATCGTCGGGTGGAGAAAGAGATGGGCGTTGGGCTCCTCCACATCGCAGTCCAGGACCTGGACATTGGACCCCACGGAAACAGCCATATTGGTGGCCACCGTGGTTTTCCCCGTCCCCCCCTTTCCACTTGCAATACTGATAATCATGCCTGACTCCTTACTGGATGCTGGATACTGGATTCTGGATACTGGATACTGGATACTGGATACTTGTTGCTCGATATTGGATACTCGATGCTGGTCGGAGCGAAGCACAGATCCCGCAGGATTCGGGACCGGATATTGGGGTTTGTCGCGTTTATTGAGTTCATCGGGTCTATCGGGTTTCGTCAACCCATGTCGCTATGCCCCATGCGCCATGCTGTTGACTGATACCCGATAACGCCTTTTCCCTTTCAGCTTTGAGCTTTCAGCTTCTTTCCTTGCGCCTCACGCCCCCCTCCCTGCTCCCTGCTCCCTGCCCCCTGCCCCTTACTTAATGGTCGCAGATATTGGCGCCCGATACCAGGGACTTGGAAAGATACTGATGGGCCAGGGACTCGGGCGCGTCCATGGGGGCGCCGATGATAACCTCGATCCCCTTCTCCCGCAAAAGTTCCTGGGCCCTTTCGCCCATTCCGCCGACAATGACCACGTCGGCCCCCTGCTCATGGAGCCATTGGGGAATCACCCCCGGTTCGTGGGCCGGAGGGGTCCGCATCTCCGTTCCCGTAATCTTGCTGTCCAGGGTCTCCATAAATGCAAACTGCTCGCAATGACCGAAATGGGCCGCGAGCTTTCCTCCGGTTACCGGAACCACAATCATTTTCGCGTCCGGCGAGGATTTCTTTCTGGCCGGGACTTCCTTCGGGGTCTCGGGAACAGTCGCCTTCCGGGTTTCGGAAAGTTCGATAACCGCGTCCACGATCTTGTTGAATTCCCGGGTAATGGGAAGATCCGGGTTATCCAGGAGTCCCATATCGCCGACATCCCCATTGGACACGACCTGCGGTTCAATGGGGAGGGTCCCCAAAAGCCGCAATCCTTCCTTTTTGGCAGTCAGCATCCCGCCCTTGGTCTTGAAGATGTCAATGGATTTTCCGCAGTGGGGGCATATAAACCCGCTCATGTTTTCCACAAGACCCAGAATCTGCATATTGACCTGACGGCAGAAATTGATGGATTTTCGCACATCCGCCAACGAAATCTCCTGGGGCGTGGTCACGATGAGGGCCTTTGCGTCCGGTATGGTCTGGGCAACGGTCAGGGGTTCATCGCCGGTCCCGGGAGGGGAGTCGATGATCATGTAATCGAGATCGTCCCACTCAATGTCCGAGATGAACTGCCGGATAACGCCGATCTTGAGCGGTCCCCTCCAGATCGTGGCCGCGTCCTTATTGTCTCCCATGAGGGGCTCGATGGAGATGACCTCCATATTGGGAAGATACTCTACCGCGCGGGCCTTCCCCTCCCGTGTGGCCGGGCCGATGGTTCCTTTGAGCCCTAACATGCGCGGGATGCTGGGACCGTGAAGATCCACGTCCATAAGACCTACCCGGTAGCCCCGTTTGGCCAGGGCGACCGAAAGATAGGCCGCAACACTGCTCTTCCCCACGCCCCCTTTGCCGCTCATGACCAATATCTTATTCTTTATCCGTCCCAGTCTTTCTTTTATCTCCACATCCTGCTGCTGATGCTGATCCTTTTGACTCCCTGCCATTTTCATAAACATTAACCTCCGGTTTTTCTTTTGAATTCCTATGCGCTAAAATTAGAGAATGATATCCATGTTAATCATTCCGATATCATCTGCCACCCAGCCTCCTATTCCGCCTGGAACCGGGCAGCCTTGATCCCATAACAGATTCTGTTCGGAAAATAGATGCCCTTAAACCAACGGCGCTCTTTTGTCACGGCGCCGGTCGAGCAGAGAAATTTCCCGACCCTCCCACTGCCCGGAACCTCATCCGCAACAATAAGAGCATACCACGGCCCGGCTATCGCAAGTAGTATGCCACGGTACCCATCGAACAGCTGGTCAGCCGGCAAACATCTAAATATCAGCAGGTTACATTGGGACAAGACGTCGAGGAAAAGCAAGGGCGTTGCGACTCCCATAGCGATCCTGCAACGCTTTTATTCATAAAAATTGCAATATTGATATGTCGGATATCTTCATTCATCCGAAAGGGTCCTGAACTCAACCTCTGGATACCGGCAACCGGGAGACAGGATAGAAAGGTCCTTTAATCGCGGGGCAATTATATCTTTTGATAGATGGCCAGGATCCCCTCCATCGGGCTGAGATGCCGCAGGAGACGGAAGCCGGGGTACTGCGGCAGGATCTTGTGGAGCCCGTAGACCATGAAAACGGCATCCTTTCGGGCCCTTTCCGCCAGCATCTCTGCAAACGCGTCATGCATGACCAGATAGGTGTAAAAGAGATGAAACGACTCAATCCCCCGGCCTGTGCTGCGGGCCACCGAATCGTGAAGCCGCCGGTCAGTGGAATCGCCGTGAAAGAGAAAGATATTTTCCGGGGGGGGCCGAAGCCCTTCCTTTTTCAGCAATGCTTCCAGTTGAGACCGCAATGGATTGTATTCCTCAAGGGTCCATTCATCCAGCTCGATGCCGACCGACAGCCTGACCAGATAGCTGAAGAAAAGATTCACCCTCCCGTCTGCGCATCCCAGATCCAGGAATGCGGTCTTATCCGGGACGATGATCTTTTCCTTCATCAGGCGATCCGCGCACGCAAGGAGCGTCTTCAGGTCAGTGGACCTCCTGAAGCCCAGAGGACCCGAATCCCCCACCTTTCTCCGGTCATAAAAATCAGCGATCCTGGCGAGGCTGTTCCGGATGTTCAGGTCCATGTCTTCAACACGCTCTTAATACGCTCATGGAGCATAAAGAGGGCATTCGCCTCTGCTCCCTCTTTTTCCCGAAGTGCGCTTATCCTGCAGGGGTCGACCTGAT of the Deltaproteobacteria bacterium genome contains:
- a CDS encoding ATP-binding protein, with product MIISIASGKGGTGKTTVATNMAVSVGSNVQVLDCDVEEPNAHLFLHPTIEEVQTVTTPVPEVDVEKCNLCGKCGEICQFKAIVVIGETVLPFHELCHSCGGCMEVCPEKAITEVGRELGVIERGQRNGIEFIHGRLRIGEAMSPPLIRKVREYARPGALTIIDAPPGTSCPVIASMKGADFVLLVTEPTPFGLHDLQLAVGAVRILDIPCGLVINRSDMGDDKVWSYAQQEDVPILMEIPFNRQMAEAYSRGEMIVEAMPEWKERFLDLYHRIEKLAA
- a CDS encoding P-loop NTPase, which encodes MAGSQKDQHQQQDVEIKERLGRIKNKILVMSGKGGVGKSSVAAYLSVALAKRGYRVGLMDVDLHGPSIPRMLGLKGTIGPATREGKARAVEYLPNMEVISIEPLMGDNKDAATIWRGPLKIGVIRQFISDIEWDDLDYMIIDSPPGTGDEPLTVAQTIPDAKALIVTTPQEISLADVRKSINFCRQVNMQILGLVENMSGFICPHCGKSIDIFKTKGGMLTAKKEGLRLLGTLPIEPQVVSNGDVGDMGLLDNPDLPITREFNKIVDAVIELSETRKATVPETPKEVPARKKSSPDAKMIVVPVTGGKLAAHFGHCEQFAFMETLDSKITGTEMRTPPAHEPGVIPQWLHEQGADVVIVGGMGERAQELLREKGIEVIIGAPMDAPESLAHQYLSKSLVSGANICDH